One segment of Longimicrobiales bacterium DNA contains the following:
- a CDS encoding DUF4105 domain-containing protein produces MRNNAMGLIGVALLGATIGWTAIEPSNAREWLAEQRLIPRAAFGASTVTIENVRAFRWGPGTHVRPRWETRSYDLDGVASVWYVLTPFSRDRRGPAHAFVSFGFDDGRHVAISIEARREQTEQYSIVRGMMKRYEIMYAIGDESDLIHQRVLRGDDVYVYPMRATRSQARALFTDMLMRANELYARPEFYGTLRNNCTTNLLDHVNRIAHEPIPYGRRILLPGYSDEIAHERGLIDTDLPLAAARERFLVNERALIAPHGNEYSHLIRSQ; encoded by the coding sequence ATGCGCAATAACGCAATGGGGCTGATCGGCGTCGCTCTCCTGGGTGCGACGATCGGCTGGACGGCCATCGAACCATCCAATGCGCGCGAATGGCTCGCCGAACAGCGGCTCATACCACGCGCGGCGTTCGGCGCGAGCACCGTTACGATCGAGAACGTCCGCGCGTTCCGATGGGGCCCCGGCACTCACGTGCGACCGCGGTGGGAGACGCGATCGTACGACCTGGATGGCGTCGCGAGCGTCTGGTACGTGCTCACACCGTTCTCGCGCGACCGGCGCGGCCCGGCCCACGCATTCGTGTCGTTCGGCTTCGACGACGGCCGGCATGTGGCAATATCGATAGAAGCGCGCCGCGAGCAGACGGAGCAGTACTCGATCGTGCGCGGCATGATGAAGCGGTACGAGATCATGTACGCCATCGGGGACGAGTCCGATCTCATCCACCAGCGCGTCCTGCGCGGCGATGACGTGTATGTTTATCCAATGCGCGCTACGCGCAGCCAGGCCCGCGCGCTGTTCACAGACATGCTGATGCGCGCAAATGAGCTTTATGCGCGACCGGAGTTCTACGGGACGCTGCGCAACAACTGCACGACCAACCTGCTCGATCACGTGAACCGCATCGCCCACGAACCGATTCCGTACGGCCGCCGCATACTGCTGCCGGGCTACTCGGATGAGATCGCACACGAACGCGGCCTCATTGACACGGACCTGCCGCTTGCTGCCGCACGTGAGCGGTTCCTCGTCAACGAGCGGGCACTGATCGCACCACATGGTAACGAGTACTCACACCTGATCCGCTCACAGTGA
- a CDS encoding ATP-dependent DNA ligase, with the protein MNLSDVVRASRDTGAVSARNGKIARLADLVRGADPDEGAVAVSWLIGDLPQGRIGLGPAAVRAALDAEPAAAPQLSVHDVNAVFDHIARITGAGSTAARVAALRDMFARATEEERDFLARLIYGELRQGALEGVMADAVARAADLPATAVRRAAQIAGSLPEVTRAALRGGAPELAAFAIQLFRPMQPMLAKPADDVADAMSRLESAALDYKLDGARVQVHRRGDEVRVYTRRLNDITPAVPELVESVRSLPVSDIVLDGEAIALRDDGSPAPFQVTMSRFGSRVDVDRLRADTPLSTFFFDVLQIDGQPLLDAAAAARFDAMQDVIPPSLIIPRIFTSDIAEAEAFMRRAKAAGHEGVVAKSLEAVYDAGRRGGAWLKVKEADTLDLVVLAAEWGSGRRQGWLSNLHLGARDPANGGFVMLGKTFKGLTDALLEWQTRELLARELGREGHVVHVRPELVVEIAFEGVQASPRYPGGVALRFARVKRYRDDKTAAHADTIDRVRAVHMSTT; encoded by the coding sequence ATGAACCTGTCCGATGTCGTCCGCGCATCCCGCGACACGGGTGCCGTGTCGGCGCGTAACGGCAAGATCGCGCGCCTGGCGGACCTGGTCCGCGGCGCGGACCCCGACGAGGGCGCGGTCGCCGTCAGCTGGCTCATCGGCGACCTGCCCCAGGGGCGCATCGGACTGGGTCCCGCCGCAGTGCGTGCGGCGCTCGACGCGGAGCCCGCGGCTGCACCGCAGCTCAGCGTACACGATGTGAATGCCGTATTCGACCACATCGCCCGTATCACCGGCGCAGGCTCTACCGCCGCGCGCGTGGCGGCCCTGCGCGACATGTTCGCGCGCGCGACGGAGGAGGAGCGGGATTTCCTGGCGCGACTCATCTACGGAGAGCTGCGGCAGGGTGCCCTGGAGGGAGTGATGGCGGACGCGGTCGCGCGCGCGGCGGACCTGCCCGCCACGGCCGTGCGGCGTGCGGCGCAGATAGCCGGCAGCCTTCCCGAGGTCACGCGTGCAGCGCTGCGCGGCGGTGCGCCCGAGCTGGCCGCGTTCGCCATCCAGCTGTTCCGGCCCATGCAGCCGATGCTGGCGAAGCCGGCGGACGACGTGGCCGACGCCATGTCGCGGCTGGAGAGTGCGGCACTCGATTACAAGCTTGATGGAGCCCGCGTGCAGGTGCACCGCCGCGGCGACGAGGTCCGCGTGTACACTCGCCGCCTGAACGACATCACGCCGGCCGTGCCGGAGCTGGTCGAGTCAGTGCGGTCGCTGCCCGTCTCCGACATCGTGCTCGATGGTGAGGCCATCGCCCTGCGTGATGACGGCTCGCCCGCGCCGTTCCAGGTCACAATGTCGCGCTTCGGCAGTCGCGTCGATGTGGACCGCCTCCGCGCCGATACGCCGCTCTCCACGTTCTTCTTCGATGTCCTCCAGATCGATGGCCAGCCGCTCCTCGACGCGGCGGCTGCCGCGCGCTTCGACGCGATGCAGGATGTGATTCCGCCGTCACTGATCATTCCCCGCATCTTCACCAGCGACATCGCGGAGGCGGAAGCGTTCATGCGGCGCGCGAAGGCCGCCGGCCACGAGGGCGTCGTCGCCAAGTCGCTCGAGGCGGTATACGACGCCGGCCGGCGCGGCGGTGCGTGGCTGAAGGTGAAGGAGGCCGACACTCTGGATCTGGTCGTGCTGGCCGCGGAGTGGGGCAGTGGCCGGCGCCAGGGGTGGCTCAGCAATCTGCACCTGGGCGCGCGCGACCCCGCGAATGGCGGCTTCGTCATGCTCGGCAAGACGTTCAAGGGGCTCACCGATGCGCTGCTCGAGTGGCAGACCCGGGAACTGCTCGCGCGCGAGCTCGGACGTGAAGGACACGTCGTGCACGTGCGGCCGGAGCTGGTGGTGGAGATCGCGTTCGAGGGGGTGCAGGCGAGTCCGCGCTATCCGGGCGGCGTCGCTCTGCGGTTCGCGCGGGTGAAGCGCTACCGCGATGACAAGACGGCCGCGCACGCGGACACGATCGACCGCGTGCGCGCCGTCCACATGTCGACTACCTGA